The DNA window tttaccattataataaatttatctttcttcataattttttatcctttttataaaatattttcacgttaaatttatatatttaatttctcaAATTCTTCCACTATATTTTATCAGCAATCTTTTGTACTCACAACAAAGCTTTGTTTTTGTTTCGTATTATTTTGACCAAATAATTAAGGCAATATATATATAGTGCACACATAAAGCAGCCCCATACTGTAACTTTGACCGAAGctcaagatttaaaaaaaaattgggccTCGCTGTATTGCATTCAACGTAGTAACGTAAGCAGCTTTAGCCtttacttgataataaagagatAACTAAGAGGCAAATAGAAACATGCAAAAACACGATACGGTTCATATTTATCATCCAACTCCCTGAAAGAAAGGTCTCTCTTTAGCGAAAAGAAAGATGGGGCATCATGAAGTAGGGAACCATGACATGGAAGAGCTGGGTGAGACAGAGAGAAACCTGAGGTCACCTTTTCGCCACTTATCGTCAAGCTTCAGGAGCACTACCTCGGACCTCGCGGTGTCGTCGTCGTTGAGAGAAAATAATGATGACGAGATGGAGTTGCAGTGGGCTGCGATTCAGAGACTGCCCACTTTTAAGCGCGTAAGAACCTCATTGTTCGATTTCCAGCTTTTAAATGACACTACCAAAGAAGAAGAGGATATCAAAATTGAGGGGAAGAGGAAGGTGATCGATGTTACCAAGCTGGGAGCATTGGAGCGCAGCGTTTTTATCGAGAAACTCATTACCAAAATTGAGTACGATAATCTTCGCCTCTTGGAGAAACTGAAAGAACGAATAGGCAGGCAAGAATCTATacgtctctctctctctctctctcttttgctTCGAAGCAGTTATTATACCATTTACCTTTCATGCTTGAAAAACTTGCATTTAACAGAAAAAGCTAGCGAATGCCTTGCGCTTCAATCCTTTCGAGTCTCGCTTCAGttgaaactaaaaaaatattaattaggatGTCACAATATTttctgttttcatttttttttaatttaaaacaagtttggtaaataaaaaaatttagttataactaatgaaaatataaaaacacTTTTGGCACACGTGTTCATAGTTGAGTCAGTTAGATTCAACCAAATTTGTTCATGGTATCATATCATACATATAGTTATTTAAACTGGGATAACCTAAAATATGAGTTTCAAAATTCACTCAAATTTatctatgttattattattttttaaaacttttaaaagtatgattatttttatttattatttatatacatctTTCACTAtccttatatattttctattaaaattttaaagataattacCTAAAAAAAtctaacataaataaattaaaatattttaaaatattttatagtataGTATAGTATATTTAATCAATTATGGAAAAAGCAAAATCATAAGGATTATGGTTTAATGCAATGCTTATGCATGTATTATATCTAATAGTATGAGTAACATCAATGAttcaatatatatgaaattgatttatgaaaaataaGTCAATCAAAAGATAAAATATGTTATAGATTCCTAGCTTGCAGCTGACAGTGACATTTGTGCTTAGAGTGGGGTTGGAATTTCCAACTATTGATGTGAGATTCCAGAATTTGTCAGTGGAAGCAGATTGTGAAGTAGTTCAAGGGAAGCCCATTCCTACACTTTGGAACACCATCACCACTGTATTCTCTGTAAGTATTTTTTGCAATATGTCCCACTACAATTGTTTCTTACTAAATATAATATCTAAAAAGACTATAGAAAATGAAATATCTAAAACTTCTATTCATAATAGCTTACCTTACCCATCCTAAAGCAAATCAATAATACAGGTTTTCTTCCCAAATCTTCGTAGCTTTTTCAGCTTTATATGCTTAAATAATGGGAAATTctttgtttttagaaaattaaataactGGGATCATCTTCTTCACTCTCATAATAcataaaattgtaatattttggtTTCATCTTCCTGAAATGCGCTCTTGttcattacaatttggatatatATCACCCTAATGGGAGAGATTTATAATGTTAAACAGGCTTTGACAAAAGTTAGCAGATGCAAGTCTCAATCACACAAGATAAAAATTCTCAAAGATATCAGTGGCATCATCAAGCCCTCAAGGTTCACTTTGGCTACCGACTTCTACATTCTTGTCGGCTATGCATGATCTATGAGTTTAGGCTGCTTTTTAGAAAACAATAGATATACCAAAAAAGTAACAGATAAGCTGCCAAAAACTCACTCTTTTTATGCAGGATGACTCTATTGCTTGGCCATCCAGGCTGCGGAAAGACCACCTTGTTACAAGCACTTTCAGGGAAGCTTAATCCATCTCTCAAGGTTTTCTATTTGTCCATCAAATCCCTCTTGAATTAGCAATCTGAATAATCTGCATTAGCCGAACTGGAAAtacaatacaaaattttaatCATTGATTCCAAAACTACAACCAAATGACATGTAGCATCTAATAAGTTCAAGAATAATGAAAAGTTTGTGGATTGAACTACAATCAATCTTGGGGAATACTTTTATTTCAGGTCACAGGGGAAATATCCTACAATGGTTACAAGTTCACAGAGTTTGTGCCTCGGAATACATCAGCTTACATAAGTCAATATGACCTACACATTTCTGAAATGACTGTAAGAGAAACACTTGACTTCTCAGCTCGTTGCCAGGGCATTGGAGACAGAGCAGGTATATTACTTTGCATCTTGTACCAACAATCATGCTTTCATAACAGTAAACTGATCTTAAATTGTCTATGAATAaagatatgttaaaagaaatcaGTAGAAGGGAGAAGCAATCTGGCATTGTTCCGGAACCAGATATAGACACATACATGAAGGTAATTTGCAAGAAATAGTGTTCATATCAGCACTTAGCGAGGGCTGGATATCAAAGCCTTTGGAACCACCTCTGACTATAATCTGTGTTAACAGGCAATTTCTGTTGAAGGATTAAAAGGAACTCTCCAGACAGATTATATATTGAAGGTAATTCTCTCGAAAGAAAAGAAATGTATAAAATGAAATCCATGTTCTTCTCTAACAGTTCCACAATCATTCATTTCCACTCAGATTCTTGGACTGGACATTTGTGCCGATACTATAGTGGGAGATGCAATGAACAGAGGTATCTCAGGAGGTCAAAAGAGAAGGCTGACAACAGGTTGTGTAGTTCTCTCACCTTCCTATTAAAGTTATAAAGTTTAAGAGAACCGAGATTAATGCTCCATAAAGCCCTAGCAAATAACAAGGGACCTTTATGAAACCCTGATCATATAACTCCCTGAGCCATACAAAATCATGTCATTCTAATGGattttctatgttttcttttGATAGGGGAAATGATCATCGGTCCAAATAAAGCACTCTTTATGGATGAAATATCAACTGGCTTAGACAGCTCCACTACCTTCCAAATAGTTACCTGTTTACAGCAACTAACCCACATTACAGAGGCAACACTTCTAGTATCACTTCTTCAACCGGCACCAGAGATCTTTGATCTCTTTGACGACATTATTCTGATGGCAGAAGGAAAGATTGTATACCAAGGACCACGCAGTTCTGTTCAAGAGTTCTTTGAACATTGTGGTTTTAGGTGCCCTGAGCGCAAAGGCGTTGCTGACTTCCTCCAAGAAGTATGTGTTCATTAATCCACTTAGAACGTTTCATGTCATTCTTCTTTAACtgatgttttaaaataaattaatttcagcTGCTTTCTGAAAGGGACCAAGCACAATACTGGTATTGTAAAGACCAACATCATAGTTTTGTTTCTGTGGACAACTTTATAGTTGCATTCAAGAAGTTTCAAGCAGCCCAGAAGCTAAATGAAGAACTGTGCACACCTTTCAACAAACGTGAGAGTCATAAAAGTGCCTTGTCATTCAACATGTATTCAATGGGAAAATGGGAATTACTCAAAACATGCATGGCAAGAGAATGGCTTCTCATGAAGAGAAACTCATTTGTTCATATCTTTAAATCGTCACAGGTAATAACAATCATAATAAGCATGTGTATAGTATCAAACTTTGGCGATCAACATACCCACTAACCAGCCTTGGATGCTTCCTACATGCAGCTTGTAGTTATTGCACTCATAACGATGACCATCTTTATTCGCACTCGGATGAAGCTTGACCTTGTCCATGCAAGCTATTACCAGGGTTCCCTGTTTTATGCTCTCATAAGGCTTATGACGACCGGAATTACTGAGTTGGCATTAACTGTTTCCAGACTTTCTGTGTTCTATAAGCAAAGAGATTTCTACTTCTACCCAGCATGGGCATATTCCATTCCGGCTGCTATTCTAAAGATTCCATTTTCATTGATGGATGCTTTTCTGTGGACAGCTCTTACATACTATGTGATTGGTTACAGTCCTGAACCAGAAAGGTTTATTATGTTAACAAAAATTATCTAATGTTAAAGTAGCTAAATTTTAACAAATGTTATCATCTTCTAAGCCTATTATTGGTTTTCAGGTTCTTCCGCCTGCTCTTCCTCCTTTTCCTTGTTCATCAAATGGCAATTTCACTATTCCGTTTAATTGCTTCAGTTGTCAGAGACCCACCTTTTGCAGCAAATTTTAGTCTTTTTACATTATTGGTGATATTTTTATTCAGTGGCTTCATAATTCCACGGCGTAAGTCCATTCATTAGTTACATGAGGAGATTAAAAAGACGTAAAGAACTTATATTAATGTTGCAAACCTTTTCCGCAGCTTTCCTACCTGCTTGGGTCAAATGGGGCTTTTGGCTTTCCCCACTTGCATATTCTGAAATAGGTGTTGCAGTGAATGAATTTCTAGCACCAAGGTGGCAACAGGTGAAAGGAAAACAattgttattttgttattcaaATGCAGATCAACATATCTATTGACACTCCCATGTTTTCTGGCCATTCACTTGCAGGTTTCATCTTCAAATGCCACCTTAGGACAGCAAGTTCTAGAAAAACGTGGGTTAAACTTCAGTGACTACTACTATTGGATATCAGTAGGAGCATTGATAGGGTTCTGGATGATTTTTAACATTGGTTTCACCTTTGCTTTGAGCCTTTTAAAGCGTAAG is part of the Gossypium hirsutum isolate 1008001.06 chromosome D11, Gossypium_hirsutum_v2.1, whole genome shotgun sequence genome and encodes:
- the LOC107912252 gene encoding pleiotropic drug resistance protein 3; this encodes MGHHEVGNHDMEELGETERNLRSPFRHLSSSFRSTTSDLAVSSSLRENNDDEMELQWAAIQRLPTFKRVRTSLFDFQLLNDTTKEEEDIKIEGKRKVIDVTKLGALERSVFIEKLITKIEYDNLRLLEKLKERIGRVGLEFPTIDVRFQNLSVEADCEVVQGKPIPTLWNTITTVFSALTKVSRCKSQSHKIKILKDISGIIKPSRMTLLLGHPGCGKTTLLQALSGKLNPSLKVTGEISYNGYKFTEFVPRNTSAYISQYDLHISEMTVRETLDFSARCQGIGDRADMLKEISRREKQSGIVPEPDIDTYMKAISVEGLKGTLQTDYILKILGLDICADTIVGDAMNRGISGGQKRRLTTGEMIIGPNKALFMDEISTGLDSSTTFQIVTCLQQLTHITEATLLVSLLQPAPEIFDLFDDIILMAEGKIVYQGPRSSVQEFFEHCGFRCPERKGVADFLQELLSERDQAQYWYCKDQHHSFVSVDNFIVAFKKFQAAQKLNEELCTPFNKRESHKSALSFNMYSMGKWELLKTCMAREWLLMKRNSFVHIFKSSQLVVIALITMTIFIRTRMKLDLVHASYYQGSLFYALIRLMTTGITELALTVSRLSVFYKQRDFYFYPAWAYSIPAAILKIPFSLMDAFLWTALTYYVIGYSPEPERFFRLLFLLFLVHQMAISLFRLIASVVRDPPFAANFSLFTLLVIFLFSGFIIPRPFLPAWVKWGFWLSPLAYSEIGVAVNEFLAPRWQQVSSSNATLGQQVLEKRGLNFSDYYYWISVGALIGFWMIFNIGFTFALSLLKPPGSSRAIISHERFSYLKAKEDLSDTALQKELPSVDSLTERKVKEMVLPFKPITISFKDVQYFVDTPKKLREQGYPQRLQLLQDITGAFRPGVLTALMGVSGAGKTTLMDVLSGRKTGGYIEGDIRIGGYPKVQETYARISAYCEQTDIHSPMITVEESVMYSAWLRLPTEINKHQRLEFVAEVLQMIELDEIKDALVGIPHVSGISPEQRKRLTIAVELVSNPSIIFMDEPTSGLDARAAAIVMRVVKNIVNTKRTIVCTIHQPSIDIFESFDELILMKRGGQMIYSGELGQHSSRLIEYFEGIPGVPKIKENHNPATWMLEVTSPSVEAQLGIDFACIYKESHLYKRNKEIVKSQSLPTQGSEKLQFSTPFPQNGWEQLKACLWKQHLSYWRSPKYNLVRLAFIILSSLLYGVLLRQKGQNLHDEQDFFNIMGSMYVFMIFTGISSCSSVLPFVSTQRTIVYRERFSRMYSSWAYSLAQVIIEIPYIFLEAVLFLTITYPAVNFYGSAYKVFWYFYTVFCTLLYYKYLGMMLVSLTPTFQVATIFASLCYTLFSLFSGYLIPGPQFPKWWVWGYWISPSSWSLKGLLTSQYGEIEEEIMAFGEKKALNTFLDSQYGYKHRDLPIIAVVLLAFPLVFASVFTYGIAKLNYQRR